Below is a genomic region from Azoarcus sp. KH32C.
GCGCGCACTCGGCGCGGCCATGGTGGTCGCGCTCAATACGGATGCATCGGTGCGGCGCCTCGGCAAGGGCGAGGACAGGCCGATCAACGTGCTGGAGGACCGTTTGGCGGTGATGGCGGCGCTCGAATGCGTCGATCTCGTCACGTGGTTCGACGAAGACACACCGCTCGCCCGCATCCTCGAAGCTCGCCCTGAAGTGCTGGTGAAGGGCGGCGACTGGCCGGTCGAGCGCATCGTCGGCGCGCAGGAAGTCGTCGGCTGGGGCGGGACGGTGCATTCCATCCCGTTCACGCACGAGCGCTCGACGACGGCACTGCTGGGCCGCA
It encodes:
- the rfaE2 gene encoding D-glycero-beta-D-manno-heptose 1-phosphate adenylyltransferase, producing the protein MSYSRPAFEDKICPPEQLSARAAALAHPLVFTNGCFDILHRGHVTYLAQARALGAAMVVALNTDASVRRLGKGEDRPINVLEDRLAVMAALECVDLVTWFDEDTPLARILEARPEVLVKGGDWPVERIVGAQEVVGWGGTVHSIPFTHERSTTALLGRIRGA